The following proteins are co-located in the Apium graveolens cultivar Ventura chromosome 5, ASM990537v1, whole genome shotgun sequence genome:
- the LOC141659736 gene encoding uncharacterized protein LOC141659736 → MEVNKGKGGSIGLSYPMLTSSNYTTWAVKMKVFMQAQGVWITMEPSDPKAAIKDKTDKVAMEMLYQGIPEDVLLSLVEKKTAKDLSEMIKTIHQGADRVKKARIQTLKSEFENLSMKYNENIDDFHMRLNGLVTNIRALGEDMVESYVVKKLLRAVLSRFLQITATIEQFGNLDTMIVEEAVGSLKAHEERVKGKPEIGETQLMLTEEEWAKRENNEGKQLLTREEWQKCNNTERSTGLKSRGNSD, encoded by the coding sequence ATGGAGGTGAACAAAGGCAAGGGAGGGTCAATAGGCTTGAGTTACCCAATGCTGACAAGTAGTAACTATACAACTTGGGCTGTCAAGATGAAAGTGTTCATGCAGGCACAAGGGGTATGGATTACAATGGAACCAAGTGATCCCAAGGCTGCCATTAAAGACAAAACAGACAAAGTGGCCATGGAAATGTTGTATCAGGGTATACCTGAAGATGTATTGCTCTCATTGGTAGAAAAGAAAACGGCAAAGGACTTATCGGAAATGATAAAGACCATACATCAAGGTGCCGACAGAGTTAAGAAGGCCAGGATTCAAACTCTCAAATCTGAGTTTGAAAATTTGAGCATGAAATATAACGAAAACATTGATGATTTTCACATGAGGTTGAATGGACTCGTAACGAATATACGGGCATTAGGAGAGGACATGGTGGAGTCATATGTCGTGAAAAAACTCCTACGTGCAGTCCTTTCCAGATTTTTACAGATCACAGCTACCATAGAACAATTTGGGAATCTTGACACAATGATTGTAGAGGAGGCTGTTGGATCACTAAAGGCACACGAAGAAAGAGTGAAAGGAAAACCAGAGATCGGGGAAACTCAATTGATGCTCACTGAAGAGGAGTGGGCAAAGCGTGAAAATAATGAGGGAAAACAACTACTCACTCGAGAGGAGTGGCAAAAATGCAACAATACTGAAAGGTCAACAGGGTTGAAGAGCCGTGGAAATTCTGATTAA
- the LOC141659737 gene encoding uncharacterized protein LOC141659737 — MLYPGYYKDWLKRTGNTDGTGNSRGGRGFKGTSRDKNTVRCFNCIMLGHYAADCKRPRRERNQKSKANLVEIKDDEPALLLSELDESKTTMVLRNEEKVIPRFEKDPTTKRTSQVWYLDNGASNYMTRDKTKFSMLDERITGEVKFGDGSTVNIKGKGSITFKYKNEEERIFDNVFYISCHCNNIISLGQMSEEGNKVVMLRELLWVYEKDGRALMKVKGSVNRLYKIMLEESPGACLHTQNTKMEEDLWLWQCRLGHANFNVMSILK; from the coding sequence atgctatatcccggatattacaaagaCTGGCTGAAGCGTACAGGCAACACTGATGGGACTGGCAATTCGCGAGGTGGTCGTGGTTTCAAAGGCACGAGTCGAGACAAAAACACTGTGAGGTGTTTCAACTGTATTATGTTGGGGCATTATGCTGCAGATTGCAAGAGGCCTCGTCGAGAAAGAAATCAAAAGTCTAAAGCAAATCTGGTGGAAATCAAAGATGACGAGCCTGCATTATTGCTGTCTGAGCTAGATGAAAGTAAAACAACAATGGTGTTGCGGAACGAGGAGAAAGTAATCCCGAGATTCGAGAAAGACCCAACAACGAAGAGAACGTCACAAGtatggtacttggacaatggAGCTAGTAATTATATGACCAGAGATAAAACAAAATTCTCGATGCTAGATGAAAGAATAACAGGTGAGGTAAAGTTTGGAGACGGGTCAACCGTGAATATCAAAGGGAAAGGGTCAATCACTTTCAAGTATAAAAACGAAGAAGAAAGAATATTTGATAATGTGTTCTACATTTCATGCCACTGCAACAACATTATAAGTCTTGGACAGATGTCGGAAGAAGGAAACAAGGTGGTAATGCTTCGTGAACTATTGTGGGTTTATGAGAAAGATGGGAGGGCGTTGATGAAAGTTAAGGGGTCAGTGAATCGGTTGTATAAAATTATGCTGGAAGAGTCACCAGGTGCCTGCTTACATACACAGAATACAAAGATGGAAGAAGACTTATGGCTATGGCAATGTCGCCTAGGCCATGCCAATTTTAATGTAATGTCCATCTTGAAGTAA